The following are from one region of the Lepeophtheirus salmonis chromosome 8, UVic_Lsal_1.4, whole genome shotgun sequence genome:
- the LOC121122730 gene encoding uncharacterized protein, with translation MKVIFSSLITVTLLFFSQCEAQHGIRVKKIEKLPLLFGNWKEDTNNQEGFEKLTNELKYLYPVGSNPSEMKIVYLEKIGAYAIFGHANGIMEQSGKYFIWPIRRYFTNPMPKKSTRLGDMKLKGEVDGDKLHIHVSDPNSREEVLTITLWAQEVRRAKGLTLTYKNPKTGTTAQTYYTDI, from the exons atgaaagttatattttcaagtTTGATTACAGTTACACTTCTTTTCTTCTCCCAGTGTGAAGCCCAACATGGAAT acgagttaaaaaaattgaaaaacttccCTTACTTTTTGGAAATTGGAAGGAAGATACAAATAATCAAGAAGGATTTGAAAAGTTGACGAatgaactcaaatatttatatccagTGGGCTCCAATCCTAGTGAAATGAAGATTGTTTACTTAGAAAAAATTGGAGCATATGCAATCTTTGGACatg CCAACGGAATTATGG aacaatcgggcaaatattttatatggccAATTCGCAGATATTTCACAAATCCAATGCCAAAAAAGAGTACCCGTTTAGGTGATATGAAACTGAAGGGAGAAGTTGATGGTGATAAGCTCCATATTCATGTCAGTGATCCAAATTCCAGAGAAGAAGTATTGACCATCACACTATGGGCACAAGAAGTTAGACGTGCCAAGGGATTAACTCTTACGTACAAAAATCCTAAAACCGGAACAACAGCCCAAACTTATTACACAGATATCTAA
- the LOC121122763 gene encoding LOW QUALITY PROTEIN: uncharacterized protein (The sequence of the model RefSeq protein was modified relative to this genomic sequence to represent the inferred CDS: deleted 1 base in 1 codon) — protein MLSKHCWIHQINHKSTVFQHERIHIESTRFSQDINMKVIFSSLITVTLLFFSQCEAQHGIRVKKIEKLPLLFGNWKEDTNNQEGFEKLTNELKYLYPVGSNPSEMKIVYLEKIGAYAIFGHANGIMEQSGKYFIWPIRRYFTNPMPKKSTRLGDMKLKGEVDGDKLHIHVSDPNSREEVLTITLWAQEVRRAKGLTLTYKNPKTGTTAQTYYTDI, from the exons ATGCTTTCCAAACATTGCTGGATCCATCAAATTAACCATAAAAGCACAGTTTTTCAGCATGAACGCATACATATTGAAAGTACACGCTTTAGCCAAGATATCAAtatgaaagttatattttcaagtTTGATTACAGTTACACTTCTTTTCTTCTCCCAGTGTGAAGCCCAACATGGAAT acgagttaaaaaaattgaaaaacttccCTTACTTTTTGGAAATTGGAAGGAAGATACAAATAATCAAGAAGGATTTGAAAAGTTGACGAatgaactcaaatatttatatccagTGGGCTCCAATCCTAGTGAAATGAAGATTGTTTACTTAGAAAAAATTGGAGCATATGCAATCTTTGGACatg CCAACGGAATTATGG aacaatcgggcaaatattttatatggccAATTCGCAGATATTTCACAAATCCAATGCCA AAAAAGAGTACCCGTTTAGGTGATATGAAACTGAAGGGAGAAGTTGATGGTGATAAGCTCCATATTCATGTCAGTGATCCAAATTCCAGAGAAGAAGTATTGACCATCACACTATGGGCACAAGAAGTTAGACGTGCCAAGGGATTAACTCTTACGTACAAAAATCCTAAAACCGGAACAACAGCCCAAACTTATTACACAGATATCTAA
- the LOC121123050 gene encoding uncharacterized protein: MLSKHCWIHKINYKSTVFQHERIHIESTRVSQDINMKVIFSSLITVTLLFFSQCEAQHGIRVKKMEKLPLLFGNWKEDTKNQEGFEKLTNELKYLNPVGSNPSEMEIVYLEKIGAYAIFGQANGIMEQSGKYFRWPIRRYFTNPMPKKSTRLGDMNLKGEVDGDKLHIHVSDPNSRKEVLTITLWAQEVRRAKGLTLTYKNPKTGTTAQTYYIDI; encoded by the exons ATGCTTTCCAAACATTGCTGGATCcataaaattaactataaaagcACAGTTTTTCAGCATGAACGCATACATATTGAAAGTACACGCGTTAGCCAAGATATCAAtatgaaagttatattttcaagtTTGATTACAGTTACACTTCTTTTCTTCTCCCAGTGTGAAGCCCAACATGGAAT acgagttaaaaaaatggaaaaacttcccttactttttggaaattggaaggaagatacaaaaaatcaagaagGATTTGAAAAGTTGACGAatgaacttaaatatttaaatccagTGGGCTCCAATCCTAGTGAAATGGAGATTGTTTACTTAGAAAAAATTGGAGCATATGCAATCTTTGGACaag CCAACGGAATTATGG aacaatCGGGTAAATATTTTAGATGGCCAATTCGTAGATATTTCACAAATCCAATGCCAAAAAAGAGTACCCGTTTAGGTGATATGAATCTGAAGGGAGAAGTTGATGGTGATAAGCTCCATATTCATGTCAGTGATCCAAATTCCAGAAAAGAAGTATTGACCATCACACTATGGGCACAAGAAGTTAGACGTGCCAAGGGATTAACTCTTACGTACAAAAATCCTAAAACCGGAACAACAGCCCAAACTTATTACATAGATATCTAA
- the LOC121123049 gene encoding uncharacterized protein yields the protein MLSKHCWIHKINYKSTVFQHERIHIESTRFSQDINMKLIFSSLITVTLLFFSQCEAQHGIRVKKMEKLPLLFGNWKEDTKNQEGFEKLTNELKYLYPVGSNPSEMKIVYLERIGAYAIFGQANGIMEQSGKYFRWPIRRYFTNPMPRKSTRLGDMNLKGEVDGDKLHIHVSDPNSRKEVLTITLWAQEVRRAKGLTLTYKNPQTGTTAQTYYIDI from the exons ATGCTTTCCAAACATTGCTGGATCcataaaattaactataaaagcACAGTTTTTCAGCATGAACGCATACATATTGAAAGTACACGCTTTAGCCAAGATatcaatatgaaattaatattttcaagtttGATTACAGTTACACTTCTTTTCTTCTCCCAGTGTGAAGCCCAACATGGAAT acgagttaaaaaaatggaaaaacttcccttactttttggaaattggaaggaagatacaaaaaatcaagaagGATTTGAAAAGTTGACGAatgaactcaaatatttatatccagTTGGCTCCAATCCTAGTGAAATGAAGATTGTTTACTTAGAAAGAATTGGAGCATATGCAATCTTTGGACaag CCAACGGAATTATGG aacaatCGGGCAAATATTTTAGATGGCCAATTCGTAGATATTTCACAAATCCAATGCCAAGAAAGAGTACCCGTTTAGGTGATATGAATCTGAAGGGAGAAGTTGATGGTGATAAGCTCCATATTCATGTCAGTGATCCAAATTCCAGAAAAGAAGTATTGACCATCACACTATGGGCACAAGAAGTTAGACGTGCCAAGGGATTAACTCTTACGTACAAAAATCCTCAAACCGGAACAACAGCCCAAACTTATTACATAGATATCTAA